Proteins encoded in a region of the Streptomyces sp. NBC_00258 genome:
- a CDS encoding Asp23/Gls24 family envelope stress response protein: protein MSDTTQRNRPETPEVEQPDQQLRKTSVTKRGGGDPAARGRTTIADGVVEKIAGLAARDVLGVHAMGSGISRTFGAVRDRVPGGGSKSATRGVKAEVGEVQTALDLEIVVDYGVSIADVARDVRENVIAAVERMTGLEVVEVNIAVSDVKLPEEEDEEPETRLQ from the coding sequence ATGAGCGACACGACTCAGCGGAACCGGCCGGAGACCCCCGAGGTCGAGCAGCCGGACCAGCAGCTCCGGAAGACCAGCGTGACCAAGCGTGGCGGCGGGGACCCGGCCGCCCGAGGGCGTACCACCATCGCCGACGGCGTGGTCGAGAAGATCGCCGGGCTTGCCGCCCGCGACGTCCTCGGCGTGCACGCGATGGGCAGCGGTATCTCACGGACCTTCGGCGCGGTGCGCGACCGGGTCCCCGGCGGCGGTTCGAAGTCCGCCACACGCGGCGTGAAGGCCGAGGTCGGCGAGGTGCAGACCGCGCTCGACCTGGAGATCGTCGTCGACTACGGCGTGTCCATCGCCGACGTCGCCCGTGACGTACGGGAGAACGTCATCGCGGCTGTCGAGCGCATGACGGGCCTTGAGGTCGTCGAGGTCAACATCGCGGTCAGCGACGTCAAACTGCCGGAGGAAGAGGACGAGGAACCGGAGACCAGGCTCCAGTGA